The genomic window CAATCCTAAAACATTCTTTTGTGTTTTTTTAGGCTGTTTATAAACCAAAGATTCTGGAACCAATTCGTCACTTTCTTTACGGTCGAACGTGTTAAACGTGTTATTGACCATAAATGAATGTCTATCATTTAGCGTATAAGTTGCATTCGCTGTAGCAATACCATTGTTATTATAAAACTTACGCAACGTTCGGCTTCTTTCTCCTCCTGCGCCCTCATATTGTTTGTAATCGCCAAACCAATTGTATCTTCTAAAAACGGTATCAATATTCTGTTCGTAACCAAAATTGTAATTCCCCGTTACATTCACATTAAGACCTTTGGTAAATAAATCTTTAACCTGATATTTTAAAGTTGGCATTACAATGCTTCCTTTTCTATAAATCTGTCCAAATACGCTAACCATTCTGGCACCAGTCTGTATGTCGGCTTTGTTTTCTCCGCCGGTAAAACCGATCATTAATTTATCAGCATATTTTTTACCGGTAATACCCACATTCAAAATCACGGCTTCATTGCGGTATTTATCATGAAAACGTCTCACTCTCTGATTTGGAAAATAAGCTCCCGTATTTAAATCGGCCACATCTACATTTACCCAATAATTATTATCAGAATAATTCTGGAAAGCATTGATTTCTGTAGTAAAACCGCTCTTAGCAGTATAACCAGCATTGATGCTTGAACGATGCGTATTAAAAGATCCGAACGAATACGAAGCATCTACAAAAGTTCTCGGTTTGCTGTTCGTAACGATATTTATTGCTCCTCCCAAAGCATCTCCACCAAGCCAAATTGGCACAACACCTTTGTAAACTTCTACGCGATCGGCAAGATTAATTGGGATATTATTCATTTGGAAAGAAGAACCAAAATTATCCATTGGCACTCCGTCTATAAAAACCTTAATCTGATTTCCTGAGAATCCGTTGATCGAAAGTTCTGATCTCGAACCTACTCCACCCGCTTCACGGTTACGAACACCAGAAACTCGGTCTAAAGCATGCGATAAATCTAAAGTTGAATTGTGCAGTTTTTTAGCATCGATAGCCGTTACACTATAAGCTTGTTTATTTACTTTATCAGTTTGAGATCTTCCAAGAACCGTTACACTTTCTAATTCCTGTAACTCGCTTTCCATTTTAATTGAAACCTCTAAATTGCCTGAAACTTCAATCTGTTTTTTTTGGACTGCAAATCCCAATGCTGAGATTTTTAAAGTATGTTTTCCTGAGGGTACATTTTTTAAAATATAATTCCCGTTTTCATCCGACATAGTGCTTAAACCTGTTTTTTCGACAACAACAGTTGCAAACGGAATTGTTTCTCCAGAATTTTCAACAACTTTTCCAGATACTGCGAAGCCTTGATTTTGCTGGGAAAATAATAAGAACGTAGTTAGAAAAAATAAACTGGCAAATAAAAATTTTTGAGTTGACATATCTTTAATTAGACTAATTATAAATAACTTTGCTGCAAAAGTACCATCAACGTCTTCAAAAAAGATAGGGAAAAACGGATTATTATTTTGTAAAAACGGATTATATTTTGAAAATCAACGCCACCCTTTTAACGTCAGAAACACCTATAATTAAAATTCAAATTGGAGATAAATATTATCCAAAAAGCATTTTAACCGAAGAAAATGTCAACATTCAAAATGGAGATTCAGAAAAAATAATAAGCCATCATCTTATAACCGAAGGATTAGTTCTACTTGATACTCAGATGTATTATTCAGAGCCAAGAACCGTAACATTTGAGATTGATGAAGAATCGGTTGTGATGAATTTTATCTACAGCAGCAATGTAGAAACCCATATTGACCAATTGGAAAGCGAAAAATATTCTAAAAAAAACACGCATAATATTTTCTACACTAATAGTTTTAAAGCAACGTTTAACATTCCGCCTTTTACAGAAATCAATTATTTGTCAATTATTCTTTCTAAAGAGTTTTATTATAACATCATAAATGAAGACTGGCAGTTGCACGAAAAATTTTCAAAGAAAATCCTTGACAAACAATCCAGTTATTTAACATCAAAATATCTTCCTTTTACACCTGCTATTCAATGGGTAACGTCTGAAATTAAAAACTGTGCTCGCGAAGGTGTTCTGAAAAGAATTTATATCGAAAGTAAAATTAAAGAACTTCTTATTCATCAGCTTGAGACATTAATTATCAAACCTTTAGAAGCAGAAAACATAAACGAAGAAGATTATAGCAAGCTTTTAGAAGCAAAAAAAATACTAGAAGACGATTATAGAAACACGCCTACTCTACCTGAACTTTCGAGACTTATTTCGCTAAACGAGTTTAAACTAAAAAAAGGCTTTAAAGCTTGCTTTGGAACCACTGTCAAAAGTTATATCATTAAACTGAGAATGGAACATGCCAAAGAATTATTTCAAAACAAAAAAGCTACAGTAAGCGAAGCGGCATATAAGTGCGGATACAAAGACGTTTCGCATTTTTCGGCGGCTTTTAAAAGCTATTACGGATTTTCACCTCAAAAGTTCAAAATCAATACCGATATTATTCAGTTCTGGCTGATTGGCTTTTCATTATTGTGGTAAAAAAAAAAGGGTCTTAAAATTACGTCCGTCGACTTAATCTTAAAACCCTAAAAAAATTAGACATTAATGTATATTGCAAACTTATATACAAGTACCCACGATCAAATGAATATGTCAAAATTCAATGTAAAAACGTTTCTCCAAAAACAGTTTTCTGTAGAAATTTTAATGATACCCAAAAAGGTAAAGGCTACCATCTTTTCAAATTTCTACAGGCCAAAATTAGAATTCACATTATAGATAACCTTACGGTTTTCCTCATTGTGTGAAAAAATTAACATTCTTAACTTTAATTTAAAACCTTAAGTAATTGTATCGCAAAACATTGTAAAAATCTTCTTTAACGTAAATTTGTGAAAGGAAATACTAGATTCTTCTTCATGTATGTCTAAAAAAGACTCGAAAAAACTCATTTCTTGTCCTAGATTAAGCCGTTTTTCTTAAAATCCTCCCTACATTTGTCAATGATTTTAATTAGAAAATGAGATAATCAGGACAATTAGATAATTAAATGAGAAATTAATAAACTTAGTATCTTAGAACCTTAGAAGCTTAAAAAAAATGAAACAGTTGCAATTTTTATTACTCGGAAAAAATGAAGCCATTTTAGCTATTTTACTTCGTCTTGTTAATGCTGATGAAAACTGGCACGGAGTTGCTTTTAATAACGAAAAAGAAGCCCAAGAATATTTTCAAAACAATAAAATCGATATTGTTCTTTTAAGTTCTGCAATCGAAGATCATGTAGAGAAAGAATTCACTTCTTTCTGCTTACAACACAATCCAGACGTTGAAGTCATTGAACATTTTGGAGGCGGAAGCGGATTACTAAAATCTGAGATTCTTCATCGATTATATCTAAAAGGAAAAATTTAGCTATTACATTTTTATCTTTAAAAATCGCTTGTCGATTATAAGAAATTTATGCTACTTTTGAGAAGACAAATTTAAACCAATACCTCAAAAAGTAAGTTTCTTAAGATGAAAAAAAGCATTGCTCTATTATTAATTTGTTTTTCCTTTCAAATAGGAACTTCACAAAAAATCTATTTCGAAAAAAGCAACTACAAAGACAGTTTAACTCTCAGCAAAAGCATGCCTCTTCTTGCCAAAAAGATACTGTCACTTTATAAAAATCCCAGCAGAGCTTCCTATTTAGATAATTATGCCAGGATACAAGCCGTTGCGGGAGATTTAAAAGGAATGCATCAGACTTTTGTAACCTATTCGCAGGAAATTTTAGGAGACAGTATTGCCAACAAGCCTCTAGGGTTCATTTATAAAACTTATGGAAATACAGCCTTAAAAGAGCCCAAAACAAAATCTGATTTTGAAAAAGTCTATACATCTGAGTTTTACAAATTATACAATACTTTCAATCCAGATGGAAAAAGCTGGGCCGAAGGGTATTATGAATTAAAACTTTCCGACATTAAAAATGATTTTGAAGAAAAGCTTAAACTTGTTCAAGATAATGACAGCATTAGCTTAGAAAATGCTGCACAATTATGCCGACAATATTCACGCTATTTTATTTTAAGCAAAACTCTTTCAATTGCTCAGAAAATAATTGCAAAAATTGAAGCTGATACTTATATAATAGACCGCGATATCATTATTACATTGCCAAACGGAAGCACAATTTCTGCCACTATGGTCAGACTTAAAAATGTATCCGAACCGCAGCCTGTTGTAATGAAATATAATATCTATGCAGGAAACGAAGTTAGCGACTGCAAAGAAATTGCGAATATGGGTTATGTGGGTTTTGTTGCCAATACACGAGGCAAACGTTTAAGCAATGATCCAATAGAACCTTACGAACATGATGGCGATGATGCCTATCATATTCTGGACTGGGTTAGCAAACAGTCGTGGTGTAATGGTAAAATTGGATTATACGGCGGCAGTTATTTAGGTTTTAGCCAATGGAGCGCTGTAAAAAAAGTGCACCCTGCTTTAAAAACAATTGTACCGTTAGTTTCTGTTGGTGCCGGAATTGATTTTCCGATGCAAAACGGCATTTTTATGAGTTATGCATTAAAGTGGATTCATCTGGTTGCCAATACAAAACTAACCGATCTCAACAGCTTTTTGAACAGCAAAAAATGGGATGAAGTTTTTACTCAGTACTATAAAACTGGAGCGAGTTTTCGTTCTTTAGACAAAATTGAAGGCAATCCTTCTCCTTTATTTCAAAGATGGCTAGAGCATCCTGCTTACGATAGCTATTGGCAGAATATGACACCTCAAAAAGAAGCATTTGCTAATATTAATATTCCAATTTTAAGCACAACAGGCTATTATGATGATGATCAGCTTGGAGCAATGTACTATTACAATCAGTATCAAAAATACAATAAAAGTGATAATTATTATCTCATAATCGGGCCTTACGATCATGGCGGTTCGCAAGGAGCTCCTCGAAAAGAATTAGGCGGTTATACCATCGATGAAGTAGCAAATATTCCAATTAATGCCATTATTTTTCAATGGTTTGATCATATTTTGAAAGGTGCAAAACGTCCTGAAATTTTGAAGGATAAAGTAAACTTTGAAATTATGGGTAAAAATGAGTGGAAAAGCGTTTCTTCTTTAGACAAAATGCACAATGAAAACCTAACCTTTTATTTAAGCAAAAGCAATTCGAAATATTCATTACAAAAAACAGCTCCAAAAAAGGCCGTTTCTATTAATCAAACTGTTGATTTGAAAGATCGATCTGAAATTAATATTTATAATGATGATTATGTAAATGGTTTCCCTAAATTAATAGATTCGATTTTTAAACCCGAAAAACATCTATTGGTTTTTGAAAGTGATCCTCTTGAAAATTCAACCATAATCAGCGGTTCATTAAAAACATCGTTAAAAATAAGCACCAACAAAAAAGACATTGATGTCGAAATACAGCTTTACGAAAAAACAGCAAAAGGTCAATATTTTGCTTTAACCAACAATTTACAAAGAGCTAGTTTTGCAAAAGACAGAACCAAAAGGCAATTATTGACTCCTAATAAAATAGAAACAATTGACATTGAACAAACTTTTATAATTTCAAAAGAATTAGAAAAAGGAAGTTCAATTATAATCGTATTAGGAGCCAATAAAAACCCAAACTGGGAAGTTAACTACGGTACTGGTAAAAATGTTAGCGACGAAACCATTGACGATGCGAAAGAACCTTTACAAATAAAATGGTATTCTGACAGTACCATTACAATTCCAATTTTAAAATTGTAGAACAGTATCTGATGGAAAAAACCTATTCAATTGTCTTTTATTCTAACACGCTGGTTGAACCCGTTAAGAAATTGAAAGACTTTTTAAAAAGCAAAATCAATTGGTACAACAGCTGCAATTCTGAAGCACATATTACGATTTGTGAGTTTACAATTGAGGAATCTGAGTTCGATTTAATCAAACAAAAGCTTTCTAAAATTTCAGATACTTTTACGCCTTTCCAAGTATCGTTAGACCATTTTGATTCTTTTCAAAATAGCGGTGCTTTTTTTATTGGAGTAAATGAAGGTTCTAAAAATAATCTAGTGCCAATCATGAAAAAGATTCATGAAACCTTCAAGTTTTTAAAACTCAAAAAAAGTGATAATCCGCACCTGTCGATTGGACGACGATTAACTCCAGAAAACCTTAAAATCGCTTCTGAACTTTTTACCACAATTGATCTTCAATTTGAATGTAATGAAATTGTTTTAAGGGAATTTGATCCCAAAGTAAAACAGTTTTTTGTGATTGATGCTTTTCCTTTTGGAAGCAATCCAGAGCCTCAATTTGTGCAGGGAAGTTTATTTTAACCGTAAAGAACGCAAAGAATTTAAAACTTCTAAACACTATGTTTGTCATTTCGACGAAGGAGAAATCTTCGCGAGTAGCTCTACAAAGATTGTCGATTTCGATTGCGGAGTTTCATACGAAGATTTCTCCTTCGTCGAAATGACAAAATTGTACGCTAAACTTTGTCAAAGTTTCAAACTTTGACAAAGTTCTAACGAAACTTGAAACCCGAAACCTCAAACTTGAAACAATCTAAAACCAATCTTTATATTTTTCGTATATTTGAATTTCGCAATTCATCACGATATGAAATCCCTAGATTCATTTTACAAAGATATTACCGAAGGTTCAACTGTTGATCCAACTTCCTTATTGCCAAACGACATTCAGAAAGAAATCGGCCATTTTAATGTTTTTGATATAAAAGAACTTTTGGAGCGCATGAAAGGAAAACCCGGAATGCCTTACGACAGAAGAGCTTATTACAAAATAAGTTTAATTAGAGGTCACAACAAAGCAGAATACGCCGATAAAGTAATCGAAATCGAAAAACAAGGATTGTTATTTGCAACACCAAAAATTCCCTACAATTATTTACCGCAAGACACCAATCAAGGCGGTCAGTTTTGCGTATTTACAAGCGAATTTTTATCTAAAAGCAAAAGCGGAATCGATCTAGATGAACTTCCTATTTTTGCATCAGACGGCTATCCGATTTTTCAGCTTTCTGACGAAGAAGTTTCAGAAGTAGAATTGATTTTCAATAAAATACAAAAAGAAATTAACTCTGATTATATTTATAAATACGATTTAATTCGAAATTATGTTGCTGAGCTGATTCACTTTGGACAAAAATTACAACCTATTACAGCTTTATATTCGAAACACAATTCGGCAGCAAGAGTTTCATCTTTATTTGCTGAATTATTAGAAAGACAATTTCCTATAGAATCACCAAATCAAAGATTAGAACTGAGAACCGCAAAAGATTTTGCGGAAAGATTATCCGTTCATGTGAATCATTTAAATAAGGTTTTAAAAGAAAACACCGGAAAGACCACAACAGAATTAATTACAAACCGATTAACAAACGAAGCCAAAATACTTTTAAAGCAAACCGATTGGAATATTTCTGAAATCGCCTATTCACTTGGTTTTGAAGAATTAGCCCATTTTTCAAACTTCTTTAAAAAACAAACTTCTTACACGCCGATTGCTTTTAGGAGTTAGATATTTTAGATTTTAGATTGTTGCCAATAGTTATCTCAAGGCTTGTCCTCCTGAGCGAAGTCGAAGGACACGCAACGTAGAACATACTTTATGGATTTAGCATGCGATCCTTCGACTTCGCTCAGAAAGACACAAACTGAGATTTTGGAATTTGGATTTTTTAATATTGGAATTTCACAACTCTGATTTGAATTTCGCAAACATCTATTTGATATTTACAACACCCCAACTCTACTTCGCTCCTACCTTTGTCTCATCAAATTAAAAGAACGAAAAGATGAAATTATCAGACAACAAAATTTTAATAACTGGCGGTGCAAGCGGTATCGGACTTGGACTTGCCGAACGATTTATTCAGGAAAACAATACCGTAATTATCTGCGGAAGAAGAGAATCGGTTTTAAACGACGTAAAAGCAAAATTTCCTTCGGTTATAACCAAAGTTTGCGACTTGTCTATAAAACAGGAACGAATCGCGCTTTTTGAATGGATTAAGGAAAATCATCCTGATTTAAACGTTTTAATCAATAATGCAGGAATTCAAAATTGGATGAATATAACAGATGCCGATTTTTATGAAAACATGAAAAATGAACTTGCAACAAATATCGAAGCGCCTTTGCATTTAACTTCATTATTTATTCAGTTGCCTTCTCTTAAAACCGTAATGAATGTAACTTCTGGATTAGCATTTTCTCCTTTTGCAAAAGTTCCGGTTTATTCGGCTACAAAAGCCTTTTTCAGATCTTTTACAATTTCACTTCGTCATTTATTAAAAGAAAAAAATATTGAAGTAGTAGAAATTATTCCGCCAGCATTAAATACCGATTTGGGCGGAATTGGTCTTCACGATGCATACCCAAGCGTAAGCAGTTTTATCGAATCTATTTTCGAACAATTAAAAGAAGGCAGACAAGAACTAACTTTCGGAACCAGCGAAACAAGATTAAACGCAAGCGCAGAAGAGTTGAGAAATCATTTTAAACTGATGCATCCTTAAATTTTAAACACATAGAAACATAGATTTTTGGAGTGAATTAAAGGCGTTTCACTTTTAATAAAACACATAGCTATGTGTTAGAAACTAGTTTCTTTTTGTAGTCTTTTAAAAGAAAACTAAAATCTATGTTTCTATGTGTTTAAAAAATAAATTCAACATTTGTCTTCCTGAGCGTAGTCGAAGGACTTTGGTGCCGTAAAAGGTCTTCGACTCCGCTCAGACTGACAACAAAAAACATCAAATAATTCACAATTAACCATTCACAATTCACAATTAAAATATGGTAGTAAATACAAAAATAGCTCTAGTTACAGGTGGTAGCAGAGGTTTAGGAAAAAATATGGCAATAGCGATTGCAAAAAAAGGATTGGATGTAATTATTACATACAACAGTAAAAAAGAAGAAGCTGATGCCGTAGTTTCAGAAATTGAAAGTTTAGGTCAAAAAGCAGCGGCATTACAATTAAATGTAGCAGAATCAGGAACTTTTGATGCTTTCTTTGAAGAAGTAAAATCGGTTCTAAAAAGCACTTTTAAAACAGACAAATTTGATTTTTTAGTAAATAATGCAGGAATCGGAATTCACAATTCATTTGTCGGAACAACTGAAGCAGAATTTGATCAGTTGACTAATATTCAATTCAAAGGACCTTTTTTCTTGACTCAAAAAGGATTAAACGTAATGAATGACGGTGGCGGAATCGTAAACATCTCAACAGGTTTAGCAAGATTCTCTTTCCCAGGTTATGCGGCTTATGCTTCTATGAAAGGTGCAATGGAAACTTTAACCAGATATCAGGCAAAAGAATTGGGCGCAAGAAAAATTAGAGCCAATATCGTAGCCCCAGGCGCTATTGAAACTGATTTCGGTGGCGGAGTTGTTCGCGATAATGAACAAATGAATCAGCAGATTGCTTCTGTGACTGCTTTAGGAAGAGTTGGATTACCAGATGATATTGGCGGTGTTGTAGCCTTTTTATGTACTGAAGATGCGCGCTGGGTAAATGCACAACGAATCGAAGTTTCTGGTGGAATGATGCTTTAATATAGTTGATGGTTTATAGTTGATGGTTGATGGTTGATGGTTGATGGTTAGTGGCACTTCATAACTCATAACTCATAACTCATAACTCATAACTCATAACTATTACAAAAAACAAAACCCGATAAGCATTAAAAACTCATCGGGTTTGTCATTTCAAATAATATTTGAATTAGTAAAGCTTTTTTAGTTCTTTTCGACTGAGACTTCAAAATCTCCTTCTGCGTCAAAAACTATATCGTAAAATTTGGCCTCTTTTGTTACGCCAACTTCGTAGGTTGTTTTTTTCTTATCGTCTACCACCATTGCAATTTCTTGAATGGCTTTTGCTTTATAATTCTTCTTTAAATACGACTGTGCTTTTATCGGAAGCTGTTTAAACGGAATCTGCAACTCATAAGCTTTCATGTTTCCCAGATTATCATAAATCGCTACCGCTTTGGTTCTATCGTCTACATTGTATCGCGCTTCAAAACGAATTTCATCTGCATCATCTCCCACATATTCTTCAGACCAAACTGGCACTTTCCCTGGATATTCTCTCTCAAAAGCAAACCGCACCTTTTCTGGGGGCGTGATTTCCTTT from Flavobacterium sp. KACC 22763 includes these protein-coding regions:
- a CDS encoding 2'-5' RNA ligase family protein, translating into MEKTYSIVFYSNTLVEPVKKLKDFLKSKINWYNSCNSEAHITICEFTIEESEFDLIKQKLSKISDTFTPFQVSLDHFDSFQNSGAFFIGVNEGSKNNLVPIMKKIHETFKFLKLKKSDNPHLSIGRRLTPENLKIASELFTTIDLQFECNEIVLREFDPKVKQFFVIDAFPFGSNPEPQFVQGSLF
- a CDS encoding helix-turn-helix domain-containing protein, translated to MKSLDSFYKDITEGSTVDPTSLLPNDIQKEIGHFNVFDIKELLERMKGKPGMPYDRRAYYKISLIRGHNKAEYADKVIEIEKQGLLFATPKIPYNYLPQDTNQGGQFCVFTSEFLSKSKSGIDLDELPIFASDGYPIFQLSDEEVSEVELIFNKIQKEINSDYIYKYDLIRNYVAELIHFGQKLQPITALYSKHNSAARVSSLFAELLERQFPIESPNQRLELRTAKDFAERLSVHVNHLNKVLKENTGKTTTELITNRLTNEAKILLKQTDWNISEIAYSLGFEELAHFSNFFKKQTSYTPIAFRS
- a CDS encoding SDR family oxidoreductase, whose protein sequence is MVVNTKIALVTGGSRGLGKNMAIAIAKKGLDVIITYNSKKEEADAVVSEIESLGQKAAALQLNVAESGTFDAFFEEVKSVLKSTFKTDKFDFLVNNAGIGIHNSFVGTTEAEFDQLTNIQFKGPFFLTQKGLNVMNDGGGIVNISTGLARFSFPGYAAYASMKGAMETLTRYQAKELGARKIRANIVAPGAIETDFGGGVVRDNEQMNQQIASVTALGRVGLPDDIGGVVAFLCTEDARWVNAQRIEVSGGMML
- a CDS encoding TonB-dependent receptor, which translates into the protein MSTQKFLFASLFFLTTFLLFSQQNQGFAVSGKVVENSGETIPFATVVVEKTGLSTMSDENGNYILKNVPSGKHTLKISALGFAVQKKQIEVSGNLEVSIKMESELQELESVTVLGRSQTDKVNKQAYSVTAIDAKKLHNSTLDLSHALDRVSGVRNREAGGVGSRSELSINGFSGNQIKVFIDGVPMDNFGSSFQMNNIPINLADRVEVYKGVVPIWLGGDALGGAINIVTNSKPRTFVDASYSFGSFNTHRSSINAGYTAKSGFTTEINAFQNYSDNNYWVNVDVADLNTGAYFPNQRVRRFHDKYRNEAVILNVGITGKKYADKLMIGFTGGENKADIQTGARMVSVFGQIYRKGSIVMPTLKYQVKDLFTKGLNVNVTGNYNFGYEQNIDTVFRRYNWFGDYKQYEGAGGERSRTLRKFYNNNGIATANATYTLNDRHSFMVNNTFNTFDRKESDELVPESLVYKQPKKTQKNVLGLGYKLDYNEKWSTSVFLKDYSLKTTYSRSYNPSGATGDIAYQKYVDHTSTTGYGAATSYYLRHNLQIKASYEKTYRLPSPEEIFGNVNDNLEGNLSLKPESSNNYNLGASFQTSFREKNALSFDVNLLHRNAVDFIRPTLNNNQTMTTNVNQGKVTNYGIDGEIRYSYSNRFTAGFNATYQNIRNKTMYEPNQNYVSPFYNDRIPNMPYLFGSADATVFFNDVWKKGNNLSVGYNLLYVHTYYLSWPSMGSKDSKLEIPQQFSHDLNAVYTMANGKYNIALECKNLLDNKLYDNFSLQKPSRAFYIKLRYYFSKSNN
- a CDS encoding AraC family transcriptional regulator translates to MKINATLLTSETPIIKIQIGDKYYPKSILTEENVNIQNGDSEKIISHHLITEGLVLLDTQMYYSEPRTVTFEIDEESVVMNFIYSSNVETHIDQLESEKYSKKNTHNIFYTNSFKATFNIPPFTEINYLSIILSKEFYYNIINEDWQLHEKFSKKILDKQSSYLTSKYLPFTPAIQWVTSEIKNCAREGVLKRIYIESKIKELLIHQLETLIIKPLEAENINEEDYSKLLEAKKILEDDYRNTPTLPELSRLISLNEFKLKKGFKACFGTTVKSYIIKLRMEHAKELFQNKKATVSEAAYKCGYKDVSHFSAAFKSYYGFSPQKFKINTDIIQFWLIGFSLLW
- a CDS encoding CocE/NonD family hydrolase; translated protein: MKKSIALLLICFSFQIGTSQKIYFEKSNYKDSLTLSKSMPLLAKKILSLYKNPSRASYLDNYARIQAVAGDLKGMHQTFVTYSQEILGDSIANKPLGFIYKTYGNTALKEPKTKSDFEKVYTSEFYKLYNTFNPDGKSWAEGYYELKLSDIKNDFEEKLKLVQDNDSISLENAAQLCRQYSRYFILSKTLSIAQKIIAKIEADTYIIDRDIIITLPNGSTISATMVRLKNVSEPQPVVMKYNIYAGNEVSDCKEIANMGYVGFVANTRGKRLSNDPIEPYEHDGDDAYHILDWVSKQSWCNGKIGLYGGSYLGFSQWSAVKKVHPALKTIVPLVSVGAGIDFPMQNGIFMSYALKWIHLVANTKLTDLNSFLNSKKWDEVFTQYYKTGASFRSLDKIEGNPSPLFQRWLEHPAYDSYWQNMTPQKEAFANINIPILSTTGYYDDDQLGAMYYYNQYQKYNKSDNYYLIIGPYDHGGSQGAPRKELGGYTIDEVANIPINAIIFQWFDHILKGAKRPEILKDKVNFEIMGKNEWKSVSSLDKMHNENLTFYLSKSNSKYSLQKTAPKKAVSINQTVDLKDRSEINIYNDDYVNGFPKLIDSIFKPEKHLLVFESDPLENSTIISGSLKTSLKISTNKKDIDVEIQLYEKTAKGQYFALTNNLQRASFAKDRTKRQLLTPNKIETIDIEQTFIISKELEKGSSIIIVLGANKNPNWEVNYGTGKNVSDETIDDAKEPLQIKWYSDSTITIPILKL
- a CDS encoding SDR family oxidoreductase; translation: MKLSDNKILITGGASGIGLGLAERFIQENNTVIICGRRESVLNDVKAKFPSVITKVCDLSIKQERIALFEWIKENHPDLNVLINNAGIQNWMNITDADFYENMKNELATNIEAPLHLTSLFIQLPSLKTVMNVTSGLAFSPFAKVPVYSATKAFFRSFTISLRHLLKEKNIEVVEIIPPALNTDLGGIGLHDAYPSVSSFIESIFEQLKEGRQELTFGTSETRLNASAEELRNHFKLMHP